CATACTATCATGCAAGCAAGCGGCCAAGACAGGTCAGGACGCCTGCGCCAGCGCCCACAGTGGCTGCGTCAACTCGACCAATGGACCTGGCTACAACTGCAAGTGCTCCAAAGGCTACGAGGGCAACGCTTACGTCGTCGACGGATGCACCAGTAAGTTTCCGTGCTTTTAGTCTGACTACGATTTTATTTATTTAAGAGGGCGCCATGGCACTCGGGAGACTGTCACCCTGGCATCGGATTGGTGAAGAGGCCAAACGGCCCTCGCCTGTCACAGCAAAGAAGGTAGATACGAGCAATGGATCGGCGGCAGAAGGTAGGTTTAGGTAGGGGACAACGGAAGGAAGAATAGCGGCCGGCCGCAGGAGGGTAAGGTTTGGAAGGAAGACAAGGACCACGGAGTTATAAGGGAACAAGACCTGTAAAAAAACTCCCCCTAAAAATATGGTTTTATGGGCTTTAGCAGGACCCGTAAACATCTTTCAGGTAAAATAtgtttttccttcctatttctTTCTTAACTAGCATACAAAAGTAAATAGTTAATTACATTTAGGTCCTCAAAATAAGAAAAACAGCCTCGAGCCGGTGCAAACCAAAACTGTAATTGCAGCAAGGTCCTTTGAGCTCAGCTGGATAACCATCAAGCTGGCCCGGACTGCCCCGCAGCGGGGCGAGGCGGGTAAGGCAGCAGGGTTAGCCGTGGGCTAGATGGCCGGGGCAGTGTCATAGGCTCATAGCCCGGTGAGGTGACCGGCGGTGGGCTGAGGCAAGACGGGCAGCACGGTGGCGTGGCGATGAACAACTGGCCGCGTGAGGCACGTCGAGGAGGGGAAGTGGCAGACAGCCTGAGCCGTGAGGATCAGTTGGGCGGGCAGCGGGCTCGATGGCTGGCCCAGAGGGGCGGTAGGGTCTGCGGAGTCCATCATCGGCGATCCTAGTAGCGCCGCTCGGCCGGAAGCATCATCTCCCCTAGATGGAACGGGAGTTGGGCTGATCATACGGGTCCCCTAATTTTTCTTTTAAGTTTCATGGAAACTGTTGGAGCACTTTTTTGGCCTAACTCCCCCTAAACAATAATAGTTACAGGGAAGGGAAACTGTTGGTGATGCTGTAAGGGCGTGCATGGTGGTCATCACTGGCTGGTGGCTAATTTGGGCGGAGCATCTCCAAATCCTCAATAAAACAACCCCAGTAATCACTTGTTGGGGCTTTCAAATAACTGTTTTTTGGTTATTGGGATGGATGCTTTCGCAAATCCCTAATAACCCCATCTCCACCCAACCTGGCATAGACCCATTTGTGGAGATGGGGTTTTCACAAatccaactctctctctctctctctctctctctctctctctctctctctctctctctctctctctctggggtGGTGGCGGCAACTACGACGATTGCGGTGGGCTTTGAAGGCGGCAACAACGCTGTTGTCCGGTGGCCGGCGAAGGCGGTGGTGCCGTGGTGGGCAACAACGTTGGCACAGGCAGCGTCGGGTGATAGAGTTAGCAACTGACATATGGGCCTCACGTTATTTGGGAGAGTATTGGAAGAAGCTCAATGTATTTGGGGCGTCCCAAACAATATTGAGCATTGGAGATCTGTTGAAGCGTGTCTTTTGCCCAACTCTATCTAAATATTGTTAGATATTGGGCATCTGTTAAACATGCTCTTAGTGGTGAAATATGACCACTAACGGGCCGATCTAAGCGGCAGATGAGTGAGGGACATCATGGAGAGGACAAAAGACTCACCACTAACAGGTCACCTGACTGATAGTTTGCTTAAAAAAACCTGACTGGTCGTAAAGTGGTGTCATTGTTGACTTCTAGCATCGCCCTCACTAGCAGTGGTGGTTGATTACAATCTCAATGTTTGGTGAATATGCAATTTGTATATTTGTTTCCACATATATAGTTAAATTTTTCTTCATTGAATTGAAATCACACATTTTCTAAATCAATTGAGACTGAAAAAGCCTTGGTAGATGAAAACATACAAAACTATGTTTTTTCTAGACCAATGTTCTAAATAATATTCATTTTGTGAATTTGCGGCCGGGACACAGATATAGATGAATGTGCAGATCCAGCCAAGTATCCTTGCTACGGTGTGTGCAAGGACACCCAAGGATGGTACGGATGCGAATGTCCTGCAGGTTATCGGAGCCATGACCCAAGAACAGAACCATGTACTCAACAGTTCCCACTTGCAGCACAAATCTCCATAGGTAAACATCATACGCCTACTACATGTGTTACTTTCATGCCATCGCTTGTGCTAATTTAGTTATGTAAATTGTTCTTTCTCAGTCGCCCCAAAATACATACACAGAGCTAGTTAAATTATTCTTGCAACTATCTCTAATATGTATTCGTATTGTTTGAGACTCACAAGTCAAGTCACAAGGATTTAAGGCAATTTAAACTACCCGATGAACAAAAAGACAATCCTCAATCTTATAGTATATATTAGGATACCTAATTGAACGGTTACATTCAATTTGTAAGTATCTTGCTACACATTTTAAAATATTTGCTTGCACTTCATACCAAGTGTAAACTTAAAAATTAAGTTTGATTATTACACTAGTTACGTTTGATGGCAAACTAATTAATGACCATAAACTTTGATTATTACAATATTTAAGCATGTTTCTTTGTCCATGTAGGTGCAACAGGTGGCATTCTTGTCTTGGCATTTCTGGCATTCTTTTTTGTTCTTCGCAAAGAGAAGCAGAAGGCCAGAGATTTTTACCGAAAGAATGGTGGGCTTACATTAGAGAAAGCTAGAACTATTAAGATTTACACAAGGGACAATCTCAAACCAATTTTAAAGAGTAGCAATCTAATTGGTAAAGGTGGCTTCGGCGAAGTGTACAAGGGTGTTGTTGATGGAGCTACAGTCGCAGTAAAGAAACCAAATGGTCGTAGTGTGCTAGAGAAGGAGCAATTTCCAAATGAAGTCATCATCCTGTCTCAAGTCAGCCACAAGAATATTGTAAGGCTTTTAGGTTGTTGCCTCGAAGTGGATAACCCCATGCTAGTCTATGAATTCATCCCCAAAGGAAGCTTGGAGGACAATCTTCATAGTGCAGACAACGAGGAGATTCTAGACTTGGATGTACGTCTAAGTATTCTTGAAGAGTCGGCACAAGGTCTAGCTTATATGCACTCACAAATCCATAATAAAATCCTTCATGGTGATGTTAAACCAGCAAACATACTCCTTGATGAGAACTTTTCCCCGAAGATTGCAGATTTTGGGATATCGAGGTTGCTTGCAAAAGGTAAGTACCACACTGCAAACATCATAGGCGACATGTCTTATATGGATCCAGTGTACCTACAATCAGGTCGATTGACCGACAAAAGTGATGTCTATAGTTTCGGTGTTGTCATCTTAGAGCTCATTAGCAGGAAGAGCGCCACTCATTCTGAAAATAATAGCCTAGTGAGGAGCTTCCTAGAATGTCAACAAAAAGGGAAGAGCATGACTGAGCTTTTTGATAAGGAAATTGCAACAACAGGAGATTTGGGATTTCTTAACAAGTTGGCAGAGATTGCTCTTGAGTGTCTTAACCTTGATGCAGATCAAAGACCATCAATGACAGATGTTGCAGGGCGCCTTCTCATGTTGCATAGGTCCCGTAATCCTTAGGTTTGTTTACGGATCAGAGTTTCAACGGCATGTATGTTAAGTTGAATAAGATAGGTAGCTATCAGTGTCAACCTTTGTTGTATTTCTTGTTCCAAGAAATTTGTACTACTATAGTGAGTAACTTTACATTTCATATGACCAAATATATGGATTGATTTTCTGATTTAACTATATTGTAATAGGGATTTAATCTTGCTCCTGCAGAGCTCAATGTGATCATTACGAAACATCATCTTCCATAACAATATCTGGGTTAGGTACATCACTAGTACAGTATGTAATGGTTTTTTATTTCGCAGAGACACCTGCCTTCTATGATTCAATACAAAACAGAATAGTCGAGTGAAAATCTAGTACGTCGTCTACCCACACAGTCGTTGTTGAATTGCAACCTCGTCTAATTTTCCAAGGGAGCCATACTAGTTTTTCTTTGTGTACCCATATAAGCTTGCGATGACTTTAGTTTTGCTTGGTGTACTAGGAACCATACTAGCTTTTTCTATGTGTAGCTGTTGTCGACGTCCTACTCATACGCCCTTGAGGTCGAGTGCGAGTTTATGATAGCTAAATTATTATAATCTGGCAACTTAAATGAATATAACCTAGTAAATGAATGACATTAATATTGTAACTACCACCGGAGAAGGTGGTCAAAATATATCAACATGAGGATCCAAGTTTGAAGATCATATTGCAATGAAATCTTCAGTACAAAGAGAACGTTAATTGGATTAGCAGCTCGAGACATAAAATGAATTTTAGTCCCCACGAGTGCAGTCCAGGATTTATACTAACAACTCCGTTAGAAACAACAGCATAATTAAAGCACAAAACTACAAGGCCGCCACCTGGTCACAGGGTCCCAGCCGTGTTGCCGCCCCAAGATCTCTTTCGCCGTTTTcgccatcgccccccccccccccccccctcaatttGACTGTTGATTGAAAGTTATTGACGTTGTTTGTTGACACGGACCGAAAAAACTAATGCTTACCACTGCAATTTCTTACATGATGACGAAAACGACTACAATGACCATTTCAGGACCTGGACATCTGAAGCAAGTTCGAAGGCAGATAAGATGTACAGGCTTAATTAGTGAATGCTACTCTAGGTAGTACTCTTCCTGGTGTTTACACCATGGTTATAGATATCTAAGATTGTTCTTCCTTCCTGGAGTCAGACATGTGCTATACTAGATTACTTCAGCGACAAAGACTTGATCTTTAGAAATATCTGACCTCAAGAGAGCGCTCCAAAAATTTATCTTATGGGCAGTCATCTTACTAGTAGTCCCTGCTTCTAAGGATGTCAGGACTTCCAATCAGCAGTAATTTAATTAATGCACGAGTTGTTATTTGGCGCCAATAGATGGTTGCTGTTTCTAAGGATGAATGCCGGTGGAACACATCCCTCTTGATGATTGCTATTGTGCAGGTGCAGGTGTCTACATGATGAGAATTTCTAGAAACAACAATCCAGTTGCACGGCTATATCGGGTTATTTCACAACACCATGTCCTACTTTTCATAAATTATTTGCTTTTGCAgcggaaatatatatatatatatatatatatatatatatatatatatatatatatatatatatatatatatatatatatgatcccTGAATACCACACTGATTTCATCACGACAAGAAAACAATGGACACCTTTGAATTAGGGTTTGCCTATTTATCTGGTTCCACCTCAGTCTAGATAATTGGAATAATTAAGATAGTGGATGAAAATTGAACTTATAACTtgcatcttacatacaaaaaatggCTGCACTTTCTGTTCACACCCATGCAGAAACACAATTTCTGACCCCCACAGTTCTCAGAAGATTTATACATGGACTCAGTGGAATGTGAACTTACATGCTAGGTGCCTGGTAGAAAGAAATTCTGAAGCGCCTGCATTGCAGCTCCGAGGCAAGTCTGTGAAAAGTGCAGAAAGAACGGCACTTCCAGCAACACCATTTACCATCAAGGCGGCAGGAAACTGGCAAGACAGCTGCAGCAGGCCAAAACGATCTTCAACAGGCACTAGGCCAAAATGGCAACTCGTCCATTAAGTTAGTTGTAGTAACAGGAACCCGTCAACAATGGTTTGTGCCAGCAGCAAATATAgtattactccctcctt
This DNA window, taken from Triticum aestivum cultivar Chinese Spring chromosome 1D, IWGSC CS RefSeq v2.1, whole genome shotgun sequence, encodes the following:
- the LOC123162332 gene encoding wall-associated receptor kinase 2-like, producing MEMWRILLEGWLLIKHSLLLPENQHTPSCGGVDIPYPFGIGAGCFRKGFEIECINGGPVLAGTSLRVLKLSLDPDESQVMLPIGWECYNASDPIDTYNNWDYGETTMNNDGVYRISNTHNMLVVIGCNTMGYAASKPTKGSNYKYAYETGCISFCNNSASAQDGLCDGVGCCHVNIPPGLTDNYFNFHEYDHSAMMDYSPCDYAFLVDRNNYTFQRSDLKMNTNRTMPVWLDWAIRVNDSISDDILSCKQAAKTGQDACASAHSGCVNSTNGPGYNCKCSKGYEGNAYVVDGCTSPQNKKNSLEPVQTKTVIAARSFELSWITIKLARTAPQRGEADIDECADPAKYPCYGVCKDTQGWYGCECPAGYRSHDPRTEPCTQQFPLAAQISIGATGGILVLAFLAFFFVLRKEKQKARDFYRKNGGLTLEKARTIKIYTRDNLKPILKSSNLIGKGGFGEVYKGVVDGATVAVKKPNGRSVLEKEQFPNEVIILSQVSHKNIVRLLGCCLEVDNPMLVYEFIPKGSLEDNLHSADNEEILDLDVRLSILEESAQGLAYMHSQIHNKILHGDVKPANILLDENFSPKIADFGISRLLAKGKYHTANIIGDMSYMDPVYLQSGRLTDKSDVYSFGVVILELISRKSATHSENNSLVRSFLECQQKGKSMTELFDKEIATTGDLGFLNKLAEIALECLNLDADQRPSMTDVAGRLLMLHRSRNP